A section of the Falco biarmicus isolate bFalBia1 chromosome 3, bFalBia1.pri, whole genome shotgun sequence genome encodes:
- the TRAM1 gene encoding translocating chain-associated membrane protein 1 produces MAIRKKSNKNPPVLSHEFVVQNHADIVSCMAMIFLLGLMFEITAKAAVIFVTLQYNVTIPATEEQSAETISLYHYGIKDLATIFFYMLVAIIIHAIIQEYVLDKINRKMHFSKTKHSKFNESGQLSAFYLFSCVWGTSILVSENYISDPTSLWRDYPHTLIPFQMKFFYILQLAYWFHAFPELYFQKTKKEDIFRQIVYIGLYLFHIAGAYLLNLTHLGLVLLVLHYFVEFLFHISRLFYFSDEKYQKGFSLWAVLFVLGRLLTLILSVLTFGFGLARAEDQQLNFSTGNFNILAVRISVLASICMTQAFMMWKFINFQLRRWREHSSSQPQSVKKKSVTAKGKTSRKERENGINGTVTSNGADSPRSRKDKSS; encoded by the exons ATGGCGATCCGCAAGAAGAGCAACAAGAACCCGCCGGTGCTGAGCCACGAGTTCGTCGTGCAGAACCATGCGGACATCGTGTCCTGCATGGCCATGATCTTCCTGCTGGGGCTTATGTTCGAG attacagcaaaagcagctgtcATTTTTGTTACACTTCAGTATAATGTTACCATTCCTGCCACAG AAGAACAATCTGCAGAAACGATCTCTCTCTATCACTATGGCATCAAAGACTTGGCTACGATTTTCTTCTACATGCTTGTAGCAATAATCATACATGCTATAATTCAGGAGTACGTACTGGAT aaaataaacaggaaaatgcacttttcaaaaacaaagcATAGCAAGTTCAACGAGTCTGGGCAACTTAGTGCGTTCtaccttttctcctgtgtttggGGAACAAGTATTCTTGTCTCT gagaacTATATATCAGACCCAACCTCTCTGTGGAGGGACTATCCGCACACTCTGATTCC GTTTCAAATGAAGTTTTTCTACATCTTACAGTTGGCATACTGGTTTCATGCTTTTCCAGAATTGTACTTCCAGAAAACTAAAAAG gAAGATATCTTTCGCCAGATTGTTTACATTGGACTTTATCTCTTTCATATTGCTGGAGCCTATCTCCTGAA TCTGACCCACCTTGGACTTGTTCTTCTTGTATTGCATTATTTCGTTGAATTTCTTTTCCACATATCTCGTCTTTTCTACTTCAGTGATGAAAAATACCAGAAAGG atTTTCATTGTGGgcagttctttttgttttgggaaGGCTTCTCACCTTGATTCTCTCAGTCCTCACTTTTGGCTTTGGACTGGCAAGAGCAGAAGATCAGCAGCTGAATTTCAGTACCGGAAACTTTAATATCCTGGCTGTTAG AATCAGTGTGCTGGCCTCTATTTGCATGACTCAAGCATTTATGATGTGGAAGTTCATTAATTTCCAGCTTCGGAGATGGAGAGAGCATTCTTCTTCTCAGCCTCAgtcagtgaaaaagaaatccGTAACAGCTAAAGGAAAGAcctccagaaaagaaagag aaaacgGAATAAATGGAACAGTGACCTCAAATGGAGCAGACTCGCCTCGTAGCAGGAAGGATAAATCCTCGTAA